Genomic DNA from Solanum dulcamara chromosome 4, daSolDulc1.2, whole genome shotgun sequence:
AGGTCTATCATTTCTGAAAATCCTTGAAATGATTTACAAACGGCAGTAGCTAGTCACTGTTTCTAAATGAAAAGCACCAACTTTATATTTACATTCCTGCAATACCACATTATCAATAGAGTTCAAATTATAGGTGAACTCCATATAGAGACACTTGGGCCATTTTAACCAACAAAACATTGCAGGGCTTTTAGTACTGTAAAAGTTTGTTCTAAACTCAACATACCGTGTCAAGAGAATCAGCACCAAGTGCTGTAAATTTTGACTCTCCGTTGACCACAGAATCACCGGGAAGAGCCAGCTGTTTCTTCACAATTTCACACACTTTGTCAACTGTCTCTGGTTTAGCCTGCACATATACAATTCTTAATTGTGTAATAAATAGCATAGGGATAAGATCATTCACTGCCGAATCACTGATATATTAGAACAATTAAGCAAAAATAGCACCAAAACGGCCCAACTTAGCATGCATTACTTGTGATATAATGAGAAATGCTAATCtccctaaaaataaaagaatatttgAACAGCCTGGATTGGAACTCTGACAAAAGGAAGCAGAAACATACTGCACAGTTAATGCTGAAGCGGCGAGTAGCTGGCTTCAATCTGAGGGAAGGGAAGCTTATTCCCTTAATAGAAATGGAGGAGGTCTTCAAAGATGCCTGCATAATTCAAGGGAACAAGCTCAATAAAGATATGACACATCCAATAcagaggaaaagaaaaaacaaatcgATAGATGATTGTATAAGCTAAATTATAAGAAATCACT
This window encodes:
- the LOC129887244 gene encoding acyl carrier protein 1, chloroplastic-like — protein: MASITGSSLAISSLSSSFKQNKASLKTSSISIKGISFPSLRLKPATRRFSINCAAKPETVDKVCEIVKKQLALPGDSVVNGESKFTALGADSLDTVEIVMGLEEAFGITVEEENAQTIATVQDAADLIEDLVAKKC